A region of Culicoides brevitarsis isolate CSIRO-B50_1 chromosome 1, AGI_CSIRO_Cbre_v1, whole genome shotgun sequence DNA encodes the following proteins:
- the LOC134828628 gene encoding NADH dehydrogenase [ubiquinone] 1 alpha subcomplex subunit 6, with protein sequence MASREAAKQVLKQVKPILSTDKEEARKRVLNLYKAWYRQIPYIVMDFDIPKNERQCREKLKEEFVKNKDVSDIRVIDMLVIKGQMELKEAVNSWKQKHHIMKYWKETWEPKPTDFLSKFFSGHN encoded by the exons ATGGCAAGCAGAGAAGCAGCTAAACAAGTCCTGAAACAAGTGAAACCGATTCTTTCTACGGATAAAGAAGAGGCCCGGAAGAGGGTCCTAAATTTATACAAGGCATGGTATCGTCAGATTCCTTACATTG tTATGGACTTTGATATACCTAAAAACGAAAGACAATGCCGGGAGAAGTTAAAAGAGGAGTTCGTGAAAAACAAAGATGTTTCTGATATTCGCGTTATTGATATGCTTGTCATCAAAGGACAAATGGAATTAAAGGAAGCTGTAAACAGTTGGAAACAAAAGCACCATATAATGAAGTACTGGAAAGAAACTTGGGAACCGAAACCAACAGACTTTCTATCCAAATTTTTCTCGGGACACAATTAA
- the LOC134827805 gene encoding sperm-associated antigen 7 — MDLLGSILDSMDKPPSRDEKKKEQIKKQREQEEQIKNKQRKELERFRKYAEERISRFLNDERKHLQFQPLDRAYRSIIHDIAETSKLVTMGFGVDGIDRYIVVYKKEHFPPSDDEITARKNGEDWNEETSRKYAIERELNSRLDEEQPRTEQDIVPSFNYKDKYVHLIGQEVALEAAKLTVSNKTYGYVPSANKKDQRSIEQTMADIQAKKKQKTQHDNI, encoded by the exons atggATCTTTTAGGGTCAATACTTGACTCTATGGATAAGCCACCATCTAgagatgaaaagaaaaaagaacagATAAAGA AGCAACGAGAACAAGAAGAGCAAATAAAGAATAAACAGAGAAAAGAATTAGAACGGTTTCGGAAGTACGCTGAAGAAAGAATTTCTAGATTTTTAAACGACGAACGTAAACATTTGCAATTTCAACCACTTGATAGAGCATATCGCAGCATAAT aCACGATATAGCTGAAACTAGCAAACTAGTTACAATGGGATTCGGAGTTGATGGAATCGATCG TTATATTGTGGTCTACAAAAAGGAGCACTTCCCACCTTCAGATGATGAAATCACAGCAAGGAAAAATGGAGAAGACTGGAATGAGGAAACAAGTAGAAAATACGCTATTGAAAGAGAACTAAATAGTAGATTGGATGAAGAGCAACCTCGAACAGAACAAGATATTGTGCCGTCTTTCAATTATAAAGACAAGTATGTACATTTAATAGGACAAGAAGTAGCATTAGAAGCAGCGAAGTTGACCGTTTCTAACAAAACTTACGGTTATG TTCCTAGCGCAAATAAAAAAGATCAACGGTCGATTGAGCAGACGATGGCGGACATtcaagcaaagaaaaaacaaaaaacacaacATGATAatatatga
- the LOC134827804 gene encoding DNA-directed RNA polymerase III subunit RPC1, protein MPKEQFREADVTKKISHVSFGIDGPDKIQQEAHIQVVGKNLYNQDKLRTPVPHGVLDRRMGISQKDAKCETCKQGLNDCVGHFGYLDLALPVFHVGHFRATITILQTICKTCSQVMLKEEDKAFYTKKMKNSNLSYLAKKTLHHQILIKAKKFSKCPYCGAMNGTVKKGPGLMKILHEPFRGKKATDPLISSALDEMLLSAQDNKELSQVLSPSALIEELNPISILNLFKEIPKHDIALLGMTGPQANPSDLILTRLFVPPSCIRPSVISDVKSGTTEDDLTMKQSEILLINDVIAKHMSSGGKIELIQEDWDFLQLHCALYFNSEVSGVPLNMAPKKSSRGIVQRLKGKQGRFRGNLSGKRVDFSARTVISPDPNLMIHQVGVPNRVAKILTFPERVNAANINKMRQLIRNGTDVHPGANYVQQKGTAFKKYLAYGNRDKVAKDLKCGDIVERHLSDGDVVLFNRQPSLHKLSIMCHVAKVQPQRTFRFNECVCTPYNADFDGDEMNLHLPQTEEARAEALILMGNKSNLITPRNGELLIAATQDFITGGYLLTQKDEYLTHDEAMQLASCMLAGTDAGMKIDLPIPAIIKPRRLWTGKQIFSLILKPNKYCHVLANLSVKGKNYTNNKDMCIKDSWVTIRNSELLTGSMDKITLGSGTKSGIFYVVLRDFGENYATKAMWRLARMTSYFLMNRGFSFGIGDVTPSRRLLDKKQKLLDIGYKKCDENIMQMKSGTLQCQPGCTMEETLESMMLRELSSIRELAAKACFSELHHTNSALIMAQSGSKGSNINISQMIACVGQQAINGKRVPNGFEDRALPHFERYSKIPAARGFVQNSFFSGLTPTEFFFHTMAGREGLVDTAVKTAETGYLQRRLVKCLEDLVVQYDGTVRNAINEVVEFKYGADGLDPTFMESKNRPIDFSRQWMHLRSMTPNREANIIKSYDILNITTKILESDDFSHMSEVFKNGCKDFMKEVVDRLEMNEKKFAKHEKIACEIERVTNEHIHKFLRVSKDKYNEAVTEPGTAVGALAAQSIGEPGTQMTLKTFHFAGVASMNITQGVPRVVEIINATKSISTPIITAEIENKTSMEFARKVKARIEKTTLGEIATCIDEVYKSEDCFLLVKLDIDRIRVLGLEVNTASIKYSLCTSKLKLKPNLVETIGTSLIVIRPDPSKHASALNSEMQRLLALIPHVVVAGLPNISRAVIAIDDTVYPHNYKLCVEGTGLRDVMATYGVVGSKTKSNNILEVYATLGIEAARTTIVKEITDVMEGHGMSVDYRHIMLLASQMTARGEVLGITRHGLAKMRESVFNLASFEKTADHLFDAAYYGQTDSVDGVSERIILGMPANIGTGLFKLLHNHENRLLNNCIDPLFDMI, encoded by the exons ATGCCTAAAGAACAATTTCGAGAAGCTGatgttactaaaaaaatttctcatgttTCTTTCGGGATTGATGGACCCGATAAGATACAACAAGAAGCTCATATTCAAGTTGTGGGAAAAAATCTTTACAATCAAGATAAACTACGGACTCCAGTTCCGCATGGTGTCTTAGATCGTCGGATGGGAATTAGTCAAAAAGATGCAAAATGTGAAACTTGTAAGCAAGGTCTAAATGACTGTGTTGGACACTTCGGATATTTGGATTTGGCTTTGCCGGTCTTTCATGTGGGACATTTTCGAGCAACTATTACTATTTTACAGACCATTTGTAAAACGTGTTCTCAAGTTATGTTGAAAGAGGAAGATAAGGCattctatacaaaaaaaatgaaaaattctaaccTGTCttatttggcaaaaaaaactttgcatcatcaaatattaattaaagcaaaaaagttCAGTAAATGTCCATATTGCGGAGCGATGAACGGCACTGTAAAGAAAGGTCCTGGATTGATGAAAATTCTGCATGAACCATTTCGTGGAAAAAAGGCAACGGATCCTTTAATTTCAAGTGCACTGGATGAAATGTTATTGTCTGCTCAGGATAATAAGGAACTAAGTCAAGTTTTGAGTCCCTCGGCATTAATTGAAGAGCTGAACCCCATTTctattcttaatttatttaaagaaataccCAAACATGATATAGCACTACTTGGAATGACCGGTCCACAAGCGAATCCCAGCGACCTAATTCTTACAAGGTTATTTGTTCCGCCGTCTTGTATTCGGCCTTCAGTTATATCAGACGTAAAATCGGGCACTACTGAAGATGATCTAACAATGAAGCAAAGTGAGATTTTACTAATCAATGATGTGATTGCAAAACACATGAGCTCCGGAGGAAAGATAGAATTAATACAAGAGGATTGGGACTTCCTGCAACTGCATTGTGCACTCTATTTTAACAGTGAGGTGTCTGGGGTTCCACTGAATATGGCACCTAAAAAGTCCTCACGAGGCATTGTGCAAAGGTTAAAGGGAAAACAAGGACGATTTCGTGGGAATTTATCGGGAAAACGTGTAGACTTTTCAG cccgTACGGTCATTTCTCCTGATCCAAATCTAATGATTCATCAAGTTGGGGTCCCTAATCGTGTTGCGAAAATTCTTACGTTTCCCGAGCGTGTCAATGCAGCTAACATTAACAAAATGCGACAACTTATCCGTAACGGGACCGATGTTCATCCAGGGGCCAATTATGTACAACAAAAAGGAacagcatttaaaaaatatttggcatACGGTAATCGAGATAAAGTtgcaaaagatttaaaatgcgGCGATATAGTTGAGCGTCATTTAAGTGATGGTGACGTTGTTCTGTTTAATCGCCAGCCAAGTTTGCATAAACTGAGTATTATGTGTCACGTTGCTAAAGTTCAACCGCAACGAACATTTCGATTTAATGAATGCGTTTGTACACCATATAACGCCGATTTTGATGGAGATGAAATGAACTTGCATCTGCCTCAAACTGAAGAAGCACGAGCTGaagcattaattttaatgggtAACAAATCTAATCTTATCACTCCTAGAAACGGAGAGCTCCTCATCGCTGCAACTCAAGACTTTATCACCGGTGGATATTTACTGACACAGAAAGATGAATATTTGACACATGATGAAGCAATGCAATTGGCATCCTGTATGCTAGCCGGCACGGATGCAGGAATGAAGATTGATTTGCCTATTCCAGCAATCATAAAACCTCGACGTTTGTGGACCGGAAAAcagatattttcattaattttgaaacctAACAAATACTGTCATGTTTTGGCAAATCTCTCGGTGAAAGGAAAGAATTATACCAATAACAAAGATATGTGTATAAAAGATTCATGGGTAACTATAAGAAACTCTGAGCTGTTAACAGGTTCAATGGACAAGATCACCTTAGGATCTGGTACTAAATCTGGAATATTTTATGTGGTTCTTCGAGATTTTGGAGAGAATTATGCGACTAAAGCAATGTGGCGACTAGCAAGAATGACATCTTATTTCTTGATGAATCGAGGATTCTCCTTTGGAATCGGAGATGTTACTCCTAGTAGACGGTTACTGGACAAGAAACAAAAACTCTTAGATATTGGatacaaaaaatgtgatgAGAATATCATGCAAATGAAGAGCGGAACATTACAATGTCAACCAGGATGTACAATGGAAGAAACTCTAGAGTCCATGATGTTAAGAGAATTATCCAGCATTCGAGAGCTTGCGGCAAAAGCTTGTTTCAGTGAGTTGCATCATACAAATAGTGCATTAATCATGGCTCAATCTGGTTCAAAGGGCTCTAACATAAATATTTCGCAAATGATTGCGTGTGTAGGACAGCAAGCTATTAATGGAAAACGAGTTCCTAATGGCTTTGAAGATAGAGCGCTTCCTCATTTTGAAAGATATTCCAAAATTCCAGCTGCCAGAGGCTTTGTCCAAAATAGTTTTTTCTCTGGATTAACTCCCACGGAGTTCTTTTTCCATACCATGGCTGGTCGAGAGGGCCTAGTAGATACTGCCGTAAAAACAGCTGAGACGGGATACCTGCAGAGACGACTTGTGAAATGTCTCGAGGATTTAGTGGTCCAATACGATGGCACGGTTCGAAATGCCATAAATGAAGTTGTAGAATTTAAATATGGAGCAGATGGGCTTGATCCAACATTTATGGAATCTAAGAATCGGCCAATTGATTTCTCTCGACAATGGATGCATTTACGGTCTATGACACCCAATAGAGAagcaaatataataaaatcatatGATATTCTTAACATTACTACGAAAATACTTGAGTCAGATGATTTTTCTCATATGAGCGAGGTGTTCAAAAATGGTTGTAAGGATTTCATGAAAGAAGTGGTAGATCGGTtagaaatgaacgaaaaaaagtttgcaaaGCATGAGAAAATAGCATGTGAAATTGAACGTGTTACAAATGAGCacatacataaatttttgcgtGTTTCAAAGGATAAATATAATGAAGCAGTCACAGAGCCTGGAACGGCTGTTGGAGCTTTGGCTGCTCAAAGTATAGGAGAACCTGGCACACAAATGactttaaaaacatttcattttgCTGGTGTTGCATCAATGAATATTACTCAAGGGGTACCTCGAGTGGTAGAAATTATCAATGCAACGAAAAGTATTTCAACTCCAATTATAACGGCTGAAATAGAAAATAAGACAAGTATGGAGTTTGCGAGAAAAGTTAAAGCTCGTATCGAAAAAACAACATTGGGAGAGATTGCAACATGCATTGATGAAGTTTATAAATCTGAAGATTGTTTTCTTTTAGTTAAGTTAGATATTGATCGTATAAGAGTACTTGGACTAGAAGTAAATACTGCTTCTATTAAGTATTCTTTGTGTacttcaaagttaaaattaaaaccaaaCCTAGTAGAAACTATAGGAACCTCACTAATTGTCATACGACCCGATCCATCAAAACATGCTAGTGCTTTAAATTCTGAGATGCAACGTCTTCTTGCTCTAATCCCACATGTAGTTGTTGCTGGTCTCCCAAACATTTCGAGGGCAGTCATAGCAATTGACGATACAGTTTATCCACATAACTACAAATTATGTGTAGAAGGTACTGGATTAAGAGATGTTATGGCAACGTATGGTGTTGTgggaagcaaaacaaaaagtaaCAACATATTAGAAGTCTATGCAACATTGGGAATTGAGGCAGCTCGAACTACTATTGTTAAGGAGATTACGGATGTGATGGAAGGACATGGAATGAGTGTAGACTATAGACACATTATGTTACTTGCCAGTCAAATGACAGCAAGAGGCGAAGTTTTAG GGATAACTCGTCATGGTTTGGCAAAAATGCGTGaatcagtttttaatttagccTCGTTTGAAAAAACAGCTGATCATTTGTTTGACGCTGCGTACTACGGTCAAACTGATTCTGTTGATGGAGTCTCCGAAAGGATAATTTTAGGGATGCCAGCAAACATTGGAACTGGATTGTTCAAATTACTACATAATCATGAAAATCGTCTGTTAAACAATTGTATTGATCCCTTATTTGATATGATATGA
- the LOC134837987 gene encoding RNA polymerase II subunit A C-terminal domain phosphatase SSU72, with the protein MSSQSNLSVAIICSSNMNRSMEAHSYLAKKKIVNVRSFGTGDKVKLPGTAADKPNVYTFGTPYDEIYEDLIKKDKQYYTQNGLLHMLDRNRRIKACPEKFQNCKEMFDILITCEERVLDQVLEFFESKESTENQPVHVINIDIQDNHEEATVGAFLIGDLVAMMVNSEDLDNEIDELLHDFETKTKRPVLHCVLFY; encoded by the exons ATGTCAAGTCAATCGAATTTATCTGTTGCGATAATTTGTTCTTCGAATATGAACCGATCCATGGAGGCTCATTCGTATttggcgaagaaaaaaatcgtgaatgtACGATCCTTTGGAACGGGTGACAAAGTTAAACTGCCAGGAACAGCAGCAGACAAACCAAATGTCTACACATTTGGTACACCTTATGACGAAATTTACGaagatttgatcaaaaaagataaacaatA TTACACTCAAAATGGCCTTCTTCATATGCTTGATAGGAATAGGAGAATTAAAGCGTGTccagaaaaattccaaaattgcaAGGAAatgtttgacattttaataacATGCGAAGAAAGAGTGCTTGATCAG GTACTAGAGTTCTTCGAATCTAAGGAATCAACTGAAAATCAACCTGTTCATGTTATAAACATCGACATACAAGATAACCATGAAGAAGCAACAGTAGGAGCATTTTTAATCGGTGATTTAGTTGCCATG atGGTTAACAGTGAAGACCTTGACAATGAAATTGACGAGTTGCTACATGATTTTGAAACCAAAACTAAGCGTCCTGTTTTACATTGtgttcttttttattga
- the LOC134827517 gene encoding zinc finger protein OZF-like, with the protein MKENENKILQCRICYNTNGNLKSIFKEGKIMNEIVTLATLLSEILTLEVRKDDGLGQYMCLKCALKLIKACTFRRDCLKSYKALKIRNGEEFENSRMNKTSSFTKRHIDAIHQNIEKIDIDEKESILFEPLGCNDFEELHELEDISTQAKNGETLEFQEYKQKKTKHADSYKCKICSKILGKLSSLKYHMDIHSEKAKYECTECHEKFKTKNAFLGHMATHNGLFACDLCNKSYRQAASLKNHKLSHNPNSSKPFVCSICDKDFIQKSGLKKHLLTHTNLKMFKCSEINCGKEFRYSSNYYVHLKSHKGERNYECSECQKKFGSKEQVKRHKFIHTGEKPFICNLCDRAFNRKSALSVHMRTHEKMTKNLSYPQIL; encoded by the exons atgaaagaaaatgaaaacaaaattcttcaatgTAGGATTTGCTACAATACTAATGGAAATTTGAAGTCAATATTTAAG GAGggtaaaattatgaatgaaattgtaACTTTGGCGACTCTCTTGAGTGAAATTTTAACCTTAGAAGTTCGAAAAGATGATGGATTAGGACAGTACATGTGTCTTAAGTGTGCTCTGAAACTGATTAAAGCTTGCACATTTAGACGAGATTGTCTCAAATCTTataaagcattaaaaattcgaaatggAGAAGAGTTTGAAAATTCACGAATGAATAAAACATCTTCATTTACCAAGAGGCATATTGATGCAATACATCAAAACATTGAAAAGATAGATATTGATGAAAAGGAAAGTATTCTCTTTGAACCTCTAGGATGTAATGATTTTGAAGAACTACATGAATTAGAGGATATTTCGACTCAAGCTAAGAATGGGGAAACTCTTGAATTTCAAGAatataaacagaaaaaaacaaagcaTGCTGATTCTtacaaatgtaaaatttgtagTAAAATATTAGGAAAATTGTCGAGTTTAAAGTATCACATGGATATTCATTCAGAAAAGGCTAAGTATGAATGCACTGAATGccatgaaaagtttaaaacgaaaaatgcgTTTTTAGGTCACATGGCAACTCATAATGGTCTTTTTGCTTGTGATTTGTGCAACAAATCCTACAGACAAGCGGCTAgtctaaaaaatcacaaattgagTCATAATCCAAACTCCTCAAAGCCATTTGTTTGCAGTATCTGCGATAaagattttattcaaaagtctGGCTTGAAAAAGCATCTGTTGACACACACAAacttgaaaatgtttaaatgctCAGAAATAAACTGTGGAAAAGAGTTCAGGTATTCAAGCAACTATTACGTTCATTTGAAAAGTCACAAAGGGGAGCGAAACTATGAGTGTAGTGAATGTCAAAAGAAGTTTGGTAGTAAGGAACAAGTAAAAAGACACAAATTTATTCACACAGGAGAAAAACCATTCATTTGTAATTTGTGTGACCGTGCATTTAATAGGAAAAGTGCATTGAGTGTACACATGagaacacacgaaaaaatgacaaaaaatttgagctATCCTCAAATACTGTAA
- the LOC134827519 gene encoding 5-demethoxyubiquinone hydroxylase, mitochondrial, protein MNNNIRKIYRTSAKLDKIIRVDHAGELGADRIYAGQMAILGKTKSGPTIQHMWDEEKVHKAKMEALINKYRVRPTMLTPLWNTAGFMLGAGSALFGEKAAMACTTAVESVIVEHYNDQIRELLEDPSADKTLIDILQKFRDDEQTHHDTAIQHGAEQAPFYKLMSEMVKFGCKTAIKISEKI, encoded by the coding sequence atgaataataatatacGTAAAATTTACCGAACTTCTGCTaaacttgataaaattattagggTAGATCATGCTGGAGAGCTTGGGGCCGATCGCATCTATGCAGGTCAAATGGCTATTCTCGGTAAAACTAAATCTGGCCCTACAATTCAGCACATGTGGGATGAAGAAAAAGTTCACAAAGCCAAAATGGAAGcactcataaataaatatcgtgTACGACCGACAATGCTGACACCACTATGGAACACAGCTGGATTCATGTTAGGTGCTGGTTCAGCATTATTCGGAGAGAAAGCAGCGATGGCATGTACAACAGCTGTCGAGTCCGTCATAGTAGAACATTACAATGATCAAATAAGAGAATTGCTTGAAGATCCAAGTGCAGATAAAACTCTAATTGATATTTTGCAGAAATTTAGAGATGATGAGCAAACGCACCATGATACTGCTATTCAACACGGAGCGGAGCAGGCCCCTTTCTACAAGTTGATGAGTGAAATGGTCAAGTTTGGATGTAAAACagctataaaaatttctgaaaaaatttaa
- the LOC134827516 gene encoding bystin, which yields MGKSKKGRLGFPEKQSLADQIIDGRVVKGKTRNKIRLRHDEDELVIDPKTTSKILRVAQKQRAELELEEFGPTPGEAKAAGLYDEKQKRNGFSDSDTDNEDEEERDYDENDFNDKLQLNIEDEKAIKMFENKNAVKGKTLAEIIMEKFAEKKAMVDDAFSDVGSVKVEDIDPRIKEMYEGVRDVMKRYRSGKVPKAFKIIPKLRNWEQILHITEPDNWSAAAMFQATRIFSSGLTQQMAQRFYNLVLLPRIRDDLAEYQKLNSYLYRALQKSLFKPAAFFKGIILPLLESGDCTLREAIIIGSTVANNSIPVLHSSACLLKICEMDYTAPNSIFMRLFFEKRYALPYRVVDAAVFHFLRFEQDKREMPTLWHHALLAFVQRYKNDVSSEQREALLRLLKKKSHYKITPEIRRELLAAHCRDIEQGESLANEESFDIRSDGMDLD from the exons AtgggaaaatcgaaaaaaggaAGACTAGGATTTCCCGAGAAACAAAGTTTAGCAGATCAAATAATTGATGGACGAGTAGTGAAAGGAAAAACTCGTAATAAAATTCGACTTAGACACGATGAAGATGAACTA gttATAGATCCTAAAACAACCAGCAAAATTTTGCGTGTTGCTCAGAAACAAAGAGCAGAATTGGAACTAGAAGAGTTCGGTCCCACTCCAGGTGAAGCAAAAGCAGCAGGATTGTAtgatgaaaagcaaaaaagaaatGGGTTTTCGGACTCCGACACAGACaatgaagacgaagaagaacgaGATTACGACGAAAATGATTTCAATGATAAACtgcaattaaatattgaagatGAAAAGGCAatcaaaatgtttgaaaacaaaaatgctGTAAAGGGAAAAACCTTGGCAGAAATCATAATGGAAAAGTTTGCGGAAAAGAAAGCAATGGTTGATGATGCTTTTTCGGATGTCGGCTCTGTAAAGGTTGAGGATATTGATCCGCGTATAAAGGAAATGTACGAAGGTGTCAGAGATGTCATGAAACGTTATCGAAGTGGAAAAGTTCCTAAAGCCTTTAAGATTATACCAAAACTACGAAACTGGGAGCAAATACTTCATATTACAGAGCCAGACAACTGGTCCGCAGCCGCTATGTTTCAGGCAACCCGTATATTCTCATCTGGTTTAACGCAACAAATGGCTCAAAGATTTTACAACTTGGTCTTACTTCCCCGAATCAGAGATGACCTGGCAgagtatcaaaaattgaattcatatCTTTATAGGGCTCtacaaaaatctttatttaaacCTGCAGCCTTTTTCAAGGGAATTATTCTCCCATTATTAGAATCTGGTGATTGTACTCTACGTGAGGCTATCATCATTGGTAGCACCGTAGCGAATAATTCGATTCCTGTGCTACATTCATCTGCAtgcttattaaaaatatgtgaaatggATTACACTGCTCCAAATAGTATCTTCATGAGATTGTTCTTTGAAAAACGATATGCCCTGCCATACCGCGTTGTCGATGCCGCCGTGTTTCATTTTCTCCGTTTTGAACAAGATAAACGGGAAATGCCTACACTATGGCATCATGCTCTTTTGGCTTTTGTACAGAGATATAAAAATGACGTGAGTTCGGAGCAAAGGGAAGCACTTTTACGCCTGTTAAA aaaaaaatcacattacaAAATAACACCAGAAATTCGTCGGGAATTATTAGCTGCTCATTGTCGTGATATAGAACAGGGCGAATCGCTAGCTAATGAAGAATCATTTGATATTCGCTCGGATGGTATGGACTTGGattaa